aaaacgagcaaaggaaacggcacaatatgggttatagtcgatcgactaactaagtcagctcatttcttacccattaaggagacttataacTCCGACACTTTAGCCCagctgtatgttgataagattgtggccttacatggcatacctgtatctattatctctgatagggatactaggtatacgtcacatttctggaagagattccaacaatctttgggcacacgtttgaacttcagtacggcttaccatcctcagacagacggtcagagtgagcgtactattcaaacgttagaagacatgctgcgggcatgtgctatcgatttaggtggtagttgggataagaacctacccctaatcgaattctcctacaacaatagctaccataccagcataaaggctgcgcctttcgaggcattatacggtaggaagtgtagatcgcctgtttgttgggcggaagtgggagaggtccaattatcaggaccagagatagttttcgagacaacggacaagattgtccagattcgggaacgtctcaaagttgcccgtgataggcagaaaagttacgctgatccgaagcgtaaggattttcactttgaggtaggtgaaaaagtgttactaaaggtatcaccctggaagggggtgatgcgtttcggtaagaagggtaaactgagcccgcgatacataggaccttttgaggttatcgaacgggtcgggtcagttgcctataaattgaacttaccagaagagctcaatggaattcataatgtgttccacatcttcaatctaaagaagtgtttcgctgatgaatcattagtgatcccacacacagatgtgcatatagatgagagcttgaagtttgtggagaagcctttgtcgattgaagaccgacaggtgaaaaagctccgaagaaaacatgtgccaatagttaaggttaaatgggatgcccggagaggtcccgaattcacgtgggaagttgaatccacgatgaaagagaaatatccctatttgtttgagtaaatctcgggtcgagatttattttaagggggtgaggatgtaacacctcgaaattttgtgtccaataatgtattgacacgtgtcttaagtttacacgtggcatttaatatttaataaaggactaatgttgacaaaccttgaaagtgtgtaaattcgagggttataaatgtcaaacaagggtaagtatactgtatagtaaccctaaacgatgctcgtactttcaaacgaataaatcatggatcgtacggaaacgaaacgcggaagaaagtgagagattacaagttgcgggggttaactgtgtcaacatggttaattgtacctctgagtgaccctttgacgtacccgaggctttgtaacagtaaaatacgctcactagaatatactgtataaatttcgcgaagttccgttttaaaacgagaaagtaatgatcaaattcgtacgagaagggttaaaagcgtcaacaatgaaagttaaggcttcccgaataattaacaagataatcggggacttaacagtgcgggtaaataacacgaggcccttagttgtaaataattgagggccaaatcgcaaagttaccccttcaaacccgaaaggtcaggttattaattaccaaagatttcgttattaattaccagattctagtcatgattacaaaagatttaaaaaacctgaaaaaccaacctctcgcgggccgcgtaaaggtttgggttaagttgaggcgggccgcgagcctcctggtTGAACGCGTCTGATTTtaaacttcaggcggcccgcgtaaaaagTGCATGgttcttccatgcgggccgcgtgagacgcccagatgcagaatgtttggaCAGACTTGCCTTTTGAGCTAGTGAACGACCAAATGAGCAATAAGTGAAGCATGGGTGCCctctacttgcctcctagcatcaagggccacctgcccatcatccatactcacttgtagaCTGATGTGTGATGATCTAGAGGCCTTTCATGCACTATAAATAAGCATGCTTGGTTCACAACTAAATCACACTTCAAAACACACCTTCTGCTCATTTCTCAAGCTCCCAAGCTTTCTTCTAACATTCCCAAGTCGtgcacaagtctctgtaagtatgccaaaccctctatggccttgtttttgcttagtttagcctaaaagtcaatccgtcgtaactaacgattgactttgcgataaatcacgaatggttcagtgaattgtcgaatcaaaagtagttatgtgttggtatttatgtgggtaataaacctctaaaagggttccccctgatcaccactctaactatgtcaaatgtcgagtcaaacgtgcacttaaaaagtcaacagaaagtcattttgcaattttgtacataatctctaatgtatatgctatgaaacctgttttgatgatcataaaacatgatattaagtatataaacttgtctaagctcgtttgattcggccatttgctatattgacccggttcggagccgaatgtcgcaaaagtttgacttttgctttgacttcagttctgacccgttttagtgcaatgtagatatgccttaggactctcttaggaccaggtcacgtgatggtatcaccctctgtgaccggttcgttgtttgtccgagtcttttacgcatttccgttaattacttaaaagttgaccgtaacgccctttttaaaataaaacgagtattttggacacgtgaagggaccataacatTGCTTACTAAaatctaagcatgtccctaaagtttcacgccaatccgaggtctagaatgggagttatgctaaatagcgcatttataagaaactttagtaataaacggcgcaattagcataacgcctacctaaaccaagattttgtcaccaaaacttttacccactgtagtaaaataatattttgggatttttaaagatttttaattaattttaacctgctcataacctgcggttatggctacggttcggtaaataccgaatatgcccttttcggccaaaacttgagttctacaaggtcttttgacccgattccagttgctactgattttaattaataaataaagtatctcacacttattaaactgatcgggaaactcaggtttcctgtagaactcagaaatccctttaaaagtctttaaaatgaccggaaaacccctacggggcgtataatgaactaaaactcgttacgggcattatggaaggtatcctactgataccacaacctctttaaagtatattgacttaggaaaacaatgtaggactcctacggttacccgttgcgcctattgcgcgcacggctcggcatatgtaactagtttacataaattagccgatacgggtcaaaccatatcattttgaccccaaaatctagagtgtgaatattaaacccatataaaacaagtctccgaacttgttgggtcagaatcacatcccattctcggttttcgcctttcacgcgattaaatcgtatctatccctcgaaactaaccggtctaggctacggctaatataaagacctgttaggattctaataggttattttaaaaccttcgttccagaataaggagccccagtaaaagatatctgtgatttaactgataaaggacaatacttgcaaaggtaaatacttttaacttattttcccttatacgggcttgggttacggtatataaaataccgcttgattgagcatcaaatcttccatcgcttaggtggttaattgaataatttgatcggatcatttaaacagtcttgttacttaaaagcctttggggggttaatgaccatgtcccggatatccttggcatcattcgaagaaatggccacgaccttgacagtcggttgtaggcgtacacccggtattatgtctatactattaaaagacgtagccgatggtttacccacctcggttttacgcaatgtggtgtgtctattgaactttaacccggacaggatccgggctactgaacgcatagaaggaacatgtaattcgttcacaagattataattttaaataattctcccaagttataaaagaatttgtgcctcgtgcattcaaatcaattttaataaacatgtttacaaaagtgtcggttgaatgtatttaccagtgtaaactgacgtattttcccaaaaagattaagtgcaggtactacacgtaatcggctggcaatagctccttagcatcttaagaagtctcgcaagcttgatgtcttatctgttgaacaatatttttgtttattttgatccctcatgtggatactattcaactacttgtgatacatttgatattacagtaaatggttgaatcatatttatctttatgcttccgctgtgcattcatatattgtggtttgactatattgttgccaactacgtcacggtaatcccccaccgggcccaccggtgatacacgtggaaatcggggtgtgacaggttacACTGAATTAGACTAGATACGTCAAAACATGCATTTTGATATAATTAacgcatcatataacgtttgtaTTAATCCACTTGATGTTTGCAACGGGCCCGCGGCGCATCCTCCATGGGTCATATTACTAGTTTAATTCAAATAAGAATATTTAtggaaaaaattgaaaattaagaACATTTATGATTCTTTTGATAGCAAATGTTATATTATTTGAGTTTTTAAAGAAGATGTAGATTGATTATTGAATTTATCATGATTCAAAACAAGCATAGATTTATTGGCTAGGATCTTACAATAATATTTCTACTTTTACATTAAAAAATAAACACAACAACATTCAAATACATGGAAATTTCAATATTGTTCAAAGTTCATTTGTACTAAGGTGCCGatgatggtggtggcggtggaggtggaCATGGCGTTGGTgtatgtgatggtggtggaggcgGGGATGGCGTTGGCTTTGGCTTCGGACTTGGATTTACACTTATCTTCGGGGGCGGTGGCGCTGATGAAATCCTTCTAAGCATTCTATTTCTACCGGAAAATGCATTTCCTACACGTAAATTCTTAATCAATATATTTTCTCAACCACCATTGCGATTGGATCTAAACATCGACAGAAACACCAAAATTAAACATAAATTTACCTTGGTCATATGAAGAATCTGCTTGCAAAACATTATGAATGATCAGAATAAACGCAAGCAATAGAGCAACTCCTCTTGCTTCAAAAGTCTTCTTCATAGTGGTAGGTATATTAATTTCTTCGAATGGTCCTTCTATAGGAAATAAATTACTATCTAGGCAGCCACACAACCCTACAAGTATTAATGCAAGATTGATATATATCAAATGCAttgttgtgtatatatatatatatggtaataTTTTAATAGGATATAAACTAGGGTACTTCTTGTTCATTATTGAAGAATAACACCGACAACTAATAACGAGATCAATGTTTGGTGGAGAAATGTTTGGCCTACTGTAGTCGGGCTCGGGTCACACCATCATGCGGCCTTTGATGTCAAGAAGAAGCGTCGAAGAGGCCGCTCCTTCCATCAATTATCGAAAACCAGATAGGTCAGATCTGTGTTGTTTGATGATGAAGTAGGTCATTTAGGAGTTATAAAAACAGTTTAAAAGTTAAAACCAATGTAGGTAGTTATTACAACTTATCtttttttaacacaacaatatatGTAAAGAAAAATTTATTCGTTGGGCTCAAATAAATATTCCGGTGGGCCTTGAAATGAATTTACTAATTACTAAGAATGTTGTTGACTTTGTTCTAACGATCAAAAATAAGAATTAATTAATTATACAGATTGGACATGCGATTTGGTCGTGTTGTATTTTTAATGTATAcattttctgtcacaccccgaaatatcagagcttggcgtgactggaccggtatcttcattgcacagcggaagcaaaaagctaaaacttctaaacagtgaacgcctgctaggtactcgaattcccatgggttctcctattccaaccgttccttaggtttaaaaaatgcaacctgagaaagaacatgcgaaaaagtcaacataaagttgagcaagcttatagtttgttttgaaaagatttaaaataaatctttttgataaccggtttcaaagttgttgagaaaatatagtaaaattattttcttggcatgatatatgaaaaactatgagtctagcccacaatagtctttgtgcatttTGCACGAGAGAGgatgggccgagcccaaaagagtatttgtaagcaggaccaacacatcctcttacttgtacataagttgaaaacattatcaaagtttgtaaatacatgtattatgagtttgcgtcaaatgaatgTTAAAAACATTTGAtagttatagtgttgtaagttggtatgtaaagcgtctatgaaaatgttgatcattaatgtttcgcgaggacattaatatatgcgacgacataggaggtactcaacccgcgtaggcaatttaagtgtcgaactctcgacgctggatacaacagcactctaagtggtcacccatggaccgtgagtggggctcgcccgtacccattagatctaacctttgttccttggtcctcaaaaggattaatggcacctcagttacagcctatgctcacatgatctaagagttcattccataacttaatcatacctaagtttgacatgtatttcccctccgaaagttgtaaaccgaaacgttgaaagaaaagggggacatgatctctctgagttgtctcgtttttcgtacgtagaacaacccagtcccgttgtagtaactaggacattctcgtcactagtcatgaaaatcatgcacgtttgcgaaaatacgcgtttgttttgtaaaccggtatgtttagtataaacctttcgtaaacctttcgagttcgttgaaattcgTTTGCAATATgatttataaatatgtgttttcgttcatcgaaatagtgttttcttttgcaaaaacttgcatgtctttccacccccgaaaacatttataaaatgtaaaaccgtaaaaaaagtgggggttatgaactcaccaaTTGCGTTCCATGCGTATGCTAGCAAACCAAATGTCCAAAATAATTCCCGACCTACACGTGTCCTAATTCAATAAGACACTAGGTTTATGTACGTGTCTACCCGACAAGTCGTTCACCAAACTTGTTTAGACAACGAGATGTTAACCTTTTTAAATAAAAGTGTTTAATTCTTACGACGTGTTGGTGGGTGGTTATCTGAGAATTCCCAAGTATTTATATATAttacaacaaatatatatatagtggaataGATACTCCTTGTAATTATGCTAGTATATTTAAGaccgttttttttttgtaaaatatataattataattcACCAAAAGTATATATAACCTTCACTAACTTGACTTAAATGTCATTTGACTTAtagaaatatataaatatatatttctccTCATGAAAGAACCAAATTTGTCTACGTAGGTTATATTAAGGGTGTTGGTTCTAATAACACACTTTAGGatcatctatatatatatatatatatatatatatatatatatatatatacacatgtatGTGCCcagataaaaaaaaaatatttgacaAAAGCCATATGCTACTCCTTTGAAACAACTTGATGTCCATGTGTATATATCCACAAAGATGTGTGTATCTAGAACCGCAAGTTTACGAACATTTTACAAGTGAGTAATAATTAAATATAGCATCAAATCTTGGATTATCttcatatgtatatatacacaaaaaaaaaacttatatacgTTGGTTATAACAAGTGTGAATATGTTTTGTGATATGTATATGGACAAAGACTTGAGTTATTAATTCCAAAGATTAACATGTATACGTTTATACATGTATGAAAATAGCAAGATATAATCCTTTTAGTTTAACTTTTAGATTATAAACATATAATATAGACAAAGTTAGGTTCATATCATATAAAATCACAAAACAAAACCTCTTACAACACATATACATATCCACGACCACCCTTCACATACATATACACTTcatattttcatttttaacaaGGGTTTTCTTTGAAATAAAATAGATTAACATCTCCTTGGTGAACTAATACTTGTAGGAATAAACATCTAACAAGATTTATAACCAAGTGAGTTTAAGTTCTTACCAAGCTTAGAAACTCCTTAAAAATGATGGATAGAAGCCTTGTAAGTTAAGGTGTAGCTCCAAAATCCTCCTAAACCTTCTAACACCTTAACTTATATATAATTTTAGTGTGGTTTATAAGGGATTTGTGAGATTCTAAAGTATAAAAGAAATAAGGTTTGGGTGGGGGGTTTGGCCTCCGACAGGAAGAGGGAGAAAAAGAGTTTGGTGTTGTGTGTGTATTTTTTTTCTTATGAATGAAAGACcccttttttaaaaaaattcttACAAGGACCTTACAATACAATCATGCTACCACCTTACTTCCATGCACAATTTCTTCCAAGACTAAACAAAAAAAGTCAAGGGGAATGGGAGGGCATGTGACCGTAAGGGGAGTGATTGGGGTTGGTGATTTGGTTTGACAATTTGGATACTTGAAATGATGGTAATTTTAGATATTTTGGTCATTAGGGAAGTTGGAAGGATTAGGACCCTAAATTGGGTATTAGTCCCTAATCATCACTAACTAGTTCACTAGCATCGATTAGTTAGTGATTTGGTGCCATACTATTATTATTTTGGCTAGTTATTCGTCTAACTAACggaagtttataaaataaaaccgGGGTTTGTCATATAATTATTCGTATTATATCTTTTATCCCCTAACATACC
The sequence above is drawn from the Helianthus annuus cultivar XRQ/B chromosome 12, HanXRQr2.0-SUNRISE, whole genome shotgun sequence genome and encodes:
- the LOC110868547 gene encoding uncharacterized proline-rich protein, translated to MKKTFEARGVALLLAFILIIHNVLQADSSYDQGNAFSGRNRMLRRISSAPPPPKISVNPSPKPKPTPSPPPPPSHTPTPCPPPPPPPSSAP